A genomic region of Lasioglossum baleicum chromosome 16, iyLasBale1, whole genome shotgun sequence contains the following coding sequences:
- the Ap-1gamma gene encoding adaptor protein complex 1, gamma subunit isoform X5 yields MPAPTRLRDLIRQIRAARTAAEERTVVNKECAYIRSTFREEDSVWRCRNIAKLLYIHMLGYPAHFGQLECLKLIASPRFTDKRIGYLGAMLLLDERQDVHLLITNCLKNDLNSATQFVNGLALCTLGAIASPEMARDLAAEVERLMKSPNAYLRKKAALCAFRIIRRVPELMEMFLPATRSLITEKNHGVLITGVTLITEMCENSVDTLNHFKKECGHREIVPNLVRILKNLILAGYSPEHDVSGVSDPFLQVKILRLLRILGRNDIEASEAMNDILAQVATNTETSKNVGNTILYETVLSIMDIKSESGLRVLAVNILGRFLLNNDKNIRYVALNTLLKTVYVDTSAVQRHRSTILECLKDPDVSIRRRAMELSFALVNSNNIRNMMKELLLFLERADPEFKAQCSSNIVMSAERFAPNKRWHLETLFKVLVAAGNYVRDDVVACTIQLISETQSQQGYAVSALWKALEKDTADKQPLAQVATWCIGEYGDLLLYGPPTEDAETPVSLTEDEVIDVYQRLLWSPQNTVVTKQYTLLSLTKLSTRFQKGNEKIRQIIDTFGSNLHIELQQRGIEFSQLFRKYDHLRPALLERMPPMETARPQANGIIGMVNGEPEPEEEKSIVLEASTPPSDSSALLDLLGTADVGVTSTLSNKISQAASTTPIANNNDLLDLLGSLDMTAPTSTSASTPTSTPTSQSTSTLPQTPTQIFSPTNTNNFLVDGLLNSSSTQNDTPTMVVLDKAGLKITFRLERPPDIADLLIINMSAVNSGAVVLTDFLFQAAVPKTFQLQMLSPSSTVIPQSGQVTQVLKVTNINKGSLRMRLRISYTGSSGPVLEQTEVNNFPPLALQ; encoded by the exons ATGCCTGCTCCGACAAGGCTGAGGGATCTCATCAGACAGATCAGAGCTGCTCGCACCGCAGCGGAGGAAAGAACAGTGGTGAACAAAGAGTGCGCGTACATTCGCTCGACGTTTAGAGAAGAGGACAGCGTGTGGAGATGTCGAAACATCGCCAAGCTCTTGTACATTCACATGCTCGG GTATCCGGCACATTTCGGTCAATTAGAATGTTTGAAGCTGATAGCGTCTCCCAGGTTCACGGACAAACGAATCGGTTATTTAGGAGCGATGTTGCTGCTAGACGAACGACAGGATGTTCACCTTCTAATCACGAATTGCTTGAAAAA TGATTTAAACAGCGCGACACAGTTTGTTAATGGTTTAGCGCTGTGCACTCTGGGTGCGATTGCATCTCCAGAAATGGCGAGAGATTTGGCAGCGGAAGTCGAAAGGCTGATGAAATCGCCGAACGCGTATCTTCGAAAGAAAGCAGCTCTCTGTGCGTTCAGAATCATCAGACGCGTGCCAGAACTAATGGAAATGTTCTTGCCTGCAACGCGCAGCTTGATCACGGAAAAGAACCACGGAGTTTTGATCACTGGCGTGACGCTAATCACGGAAATGTGCGAGAACAGCGTCGACACATTGAACCACTTCAAAAAG GAATGCGGCCATCGAGAG ATCGTGCCAAATCTCGTAAGAATCCTGAAGAACCTGATTCTAGCGGGTTATTCGCCGGAGCACGACGTGTCCGGAGTATCGGACCCTTTTCTCCAAGTGAAAATACTGCGTCTTCTGCGAATTCTGGGCCGCAACGATATCGAAGCGTCGGAAGCAATGAACGACATTCTCGCTCAAGTCGCGACGAACACGGAGACCAGCAAGAACGTCGGCAACACGATTTTGTACGAAACTGTGTTGTCAATTATGGACATCAAATCGGAAAGCGGACTCCGAGTGTTGGCTGTGAACATTCTGGGCCGATTTCTATTGAACAACGACAAGAATATTCGATACGTTGCTCTGAACACGTTGCTGAAGACTGTTTACGTGGACACCAGCGCTGTGCAAAGGCATCGCTCGACGATTCTG GAGTGCTTGAAAGATCCAGACGTGTCGATCAGAAGACGAGCAATGGAACTCAGCTTCGCATTAGTCAATTCTAACAACATCAGGAACATGATGAAGGAATTGTTGCTGTTTTTGGAACGCGCCGATCCGGAATTCAAGGCTCAGTGCAGCAGCAACATTGTGATGTCTGCGGAGAGGTTCGCTCCCAACAAGCGTTGGCATCTGGAGACGTTGTTCAAAGTTCTTGTCGCT GCTGGCAATTACGTCAGAGACGACGTGGTGGCTTGCACCATTCAGTTAATTTCTGAAACGCAGTCGCAACAGGGTTACGCAGTCAGTGCACTGTGGAAAGCGCTGGAAAAAGACACGGCTGATAAGCAACCGTTGGCTCAGGTTGCAACGTGGTGCATCGGAGAGTACGGAGACTTACTGTTGTACGGGCCACCTACGGAAGATGCAGAAACCCCAGTCAGT TTAACGGAAGACGAAGTCATCGATGTCTACCAGAGATTACTATGGAGTCCGCAGAACACGGTTGTCACCAAACAGTACACCTTGCTGTCCCTCACGAAGCTCAGTACACGATTTCAGAAAGGAAATGA GAAAATACGTCAGATAATCGACACGTTCGGAAGCAATCTGCACATCGAGTTGCAGCAGCGGGGCATCGAATTTTCACAGTTGTTCAGAAAGTACGATCATCTGCGCCCTGCGCTGCTCGAAAGGATGCCTCCGATGGAGACAGCCAGACCTCAAGCCAACGGTATCATTGGAATGGTAAACGGCGAACCGGAACCGGAAGAAGAGAAATCGATAGTTTTGGAAGCGAGCACACCACCGTCTGATTCG AGTGCGCTGCTAGATCTGCTGGGAACCGCTGACGTTGGAGTCACTTCTacgctgtcgaataaaataagcCAGGCTGCGAGCACAACACCCATAGCGAACAACAACGATCTGTTGGACTTGCTCGGTAGCTTGGACATGACTGCGCCTACATCTACATCTGCATCCACACCTACGTCAACTCCAACGTCACAATCCACATCTACACTGCCACAAACGCCAACACAGATATTCAGTCCTACGAACACAAACAACTTCTTAGTGGATGGTTTGCTTAATTCGTCTTCGACTCAGAACG ATACGCCTACTATGGTTGTCCTGGACAAAGCGGGTCTGAAGATCACTTTCAGATTAGAAAGACCGCCAGACATTGCGGATCtgttaattataaatatgtcGGCAGTGAATTCTGGAGCCGTCGTGCTGACTGACTTTCTGTTTCAAGCGGCAGTTCCTAAG ACATTCCAACTACAAATGTTGTCCCCGTCGAGCACGGTCATTCCCCAATCCGGGCAGGTCACGCAAGTATTGAAAGTTACGAATATCAACAAG GGTTCTCTGAGAATGAGATTACGTATCTCTTACACTGGATCGTCAGGGCCGGTCTTGGAACAGACGGAAGTGAATAATTTCCCCCCGTTGGCGTTACAGTGA